Proteins encoded within one genomic window of Longimicrobium sp.:
- the can gene encoding carbonate dehydratase, with product MEKLTDLFERNRAWAAAMTEQDPGFFTGLLHQQTPQYLWIGCSDSRVPANQIVGLAPGEMFVHRNVANVVVHTDLNCLSVLQFAVDVLKVRHVMVVGHYGCGGVRAAYEDARLGLIDNWLRHVQDVRDVHREELDAIPDAADRVDRLCELNVAAQVRHVCETTVVRDAWLRGQPLTVHGCIYRLQDGILRDLGVSAGL from the coding sequence ATGGAGAAGCTGACCGACCTTTTCGAGCGCAACCGGGCGTGGGCCGCCGCGATGACGGAGCAGGATCCCGGGTTCTTCACGGGCCTGCTCCACCAGCAGACGCCGCAGTACCTGTGGATCGGGTGCTCGGACAGCCGCGTGCCCGCCAACCAGATCGTGGGGCTGGCGCCCGGCGAGATGTTCGTGCACCGCAACGTGGCCAACGTGGTGGTGCACACCGACCTCAACTGCCTTTCCGTGCTGCAGTTCGCGGTGGACGTGCTCAAGGTGAGGCACGTGATGGTGGTGGGGCACTACGGCTGCGGCGGGGTGCGCGCGGCGTACGAGGACGCGCGACTGGGGCTCATCGACAACTGGCTACGCCACGTGCAGGACGTGCGCGACGTGCACCGGGAGGAGCTGGACGCCATCCCCGATGCCGCCGACCGGGTGGACCGCCTCTGCGAACTCAACGTGGCCGCGCAGGTGCGCCACGTCTGCGAGACGACGGTGGTGCGCGACGCGTGGCTGCGCGGCCAGCCGCTGACGGTGCACGGCTGCATCTACCGCCTGCAGGACGGCATCCTGCGCGACCTGGGCGTGTCGGCGGGGCTGTAG